The genomic DNA CGGACTGCATGCTCCATTTGAGCACAATCATGCCGAAAACCTGGCTGCTCGACCCGACACCGCTTCCTGCGATTGCGACGATTCCCGGCCTACGGATCGGAGAACGAGCGGTTGCCAATTGGTCCGATCTCGAGAGGGCCACGCAGAAGGAGCGCCGTTTCGTCATCAAGCCTTCCGGCTTTTCCCCCCTCGCGTGGGGAAGTCGCGGCGTGTCGATCGGACATGACATGCCTCAGAACGCATGGGATGAGGCGCTCCGGAACGCGCTCGCATCCTTCCCGGCGACACCCTATATTTTACAGGAGTTCCATAAGGGTCGGTTGTTCGACATGGACTGTCTGGATGAAGGCATGCAGACGATCATGCGCATGTCGGGGCGCGCGCGGTTGTCGCCCTATTACGTCGTGTCGGACGATAAAGCGGAGCTCACCGGCATTCTGGCGACGATCTGTCCGGCCGACAAGAAAATCCTTCACGGCATGAAGGACGCGATCATGGTTCCTTGCGCCCTCCGACCGAGCTAAGTTCCTCAATAAACCCTAACAGTGTGAAAACAACGATGAATGGCAGGCAGGATGTTCAAAAAGGCCGTCCAGCAAGGCCGCAGCGAGCGAAGAGGCGAAGCGTACTCTGGGCCGTACGTTGAGCCTCTAAGCGATGTGAGAACGCCGCTGGCGGACTTTTTCAACATCCTGCCAAAATGGGCGTTTCACTTTGTTGCATTTCCTGGTAGCCTTATACCATTGTGGCTGTGACTCTTTTCCATGTCGACTGGTGTCCTGACTGTCACGTGGTCCGCCGAAAACTGACTGATTTGGGACTGACCTATGAAGCGGTCGTCGTACCGGACAGTAGACGGATGCGCACGCAGGTTTACGAGGTATCCGGCCAATACTACGTGCCGGTCATCAAGGACGGCGATCTCGTTCTGACGGAAACCGCCGACATTCTGGCCTATCTGGACGAGCGCTATAGCGCCGACCGCGCCGGAACTCCGACGGCAACCGAGTTTCAGTCGCAAGCCCGTGCGACCCCCGAGGTTTTGGGCCAAGACGACGAGCACCCTTCTTGCCGAATTAACTGAACAACGAAGGACGATTCATGGAAGACTGGAGACAAGTCCTGGCTCAGAGCATCGTGAAGCCCAAGGACTTGGCCGAACGATTCGGCCTCGATGAGAAAGAGATTGAAGCGATCGTCGGCCCTTACCCTATGCGGATCACCCCGACGGTACTTGAAACCATCAAATCGAAGGATGACGCGATCTGGAAACAGGTCGTCCCCGATACCGCAGAGTTGGACGACATTGCGGCCGACGAGGATCCTCTTGAAGAAGATCTCATGAGCCCGGTGCCGCACCTCGTTCATCGGTACCCGGACCGGGTGCTGCTCATGGTGACGAATCAATGTCCGATCTATTGCCGGTTTTGTACCAGGAAGCGACTGGTGGGGAAGCCCGGCTTCCTCAAGAAAGGCGAGCTGGACCGAGCCATTCAGTACCTTCGCGAGCACACAGAGGTGCGCGATGTCATCCTTTCGGGAGGGGATCCGCTGCTGCTTCCCGACCATCTCCTCGAACGTGTGTTGAAGGCGCTTCGAACGATCCCACACTTGGAACTCATACGGATCGGCTCGCGGGTCCCCGGGTCGTTGCCGCAACGCATCACGTCCAAACTCTGTGACATGATGAAAACGTACCATCCCATTTACATGAACCTGCATTTCAATCACCCGGACGAGCTGACACCGGCGGTGAAAGCCGCCTGCGGCATGCTCGCGGATGCCGGCATTCCCCTAGGCGCTCAAACCGTTCTCCTCAAAGGCGTGAACGACGATCCGGACATCATGAAACGCCTCGTCCATCAGCTGCTCCTCGCGCGGGTAAAGCCCTACTATCTGTATCAGGCCGACTTGACCAAAGGAACGAATCATTTCCGGACGACCGTCGAAACAGGTCTGAACGTCATTAAAGCTCTCCAGGGCCATACAAGTGGAATGGCCGTGCCCCATTTCGTGATCGATGCGCCGGGCGGCGGCGGCAAGATTCCCCTGCTGCCCGACAACTACGTGATCCATCTGGACGAGGACGGCGCGGTCCTCCGGAATTATGAGGACAAGACATTCCACTATCCTCAGCCGAAGTCTGATAATCGGCGGGAGCTTCCGATGATTGGTGGACTCTCCTCGCCGGATGACTCCGAAGAAGCCTATGCGGCTTGCAGCGACAGCTATCCTGATCGCGACGGCTATGCCGCCTGGGGTAACAGCTGCGGCGGAGACGCGGACGACCTGTGACCATTCATTCGCCCCGATCGGGCATTCTGCCTTATCAGGACATCAAGCGCTTGATCGCAAGCCGAGCCATCAGCGCCTCGCCGACAGTCGAAGAGCGGCAGATCCAGCCGGCCAGTCTCGACCTCCGTCTCGGTCACAAAGCCTATCGGCTGATCAGCAGTTTCTTGCCGGAACTGTCGGCCATCTCCTCACGACTGAACGTGCTGGATTTTTACCAGTCGGATCTCGTGATGTACGAGATAGATCTGACCGACGGGGCGATTCTGGAAAAGGGCCATGTGTATCTCGTTCCATTGCTGGAACAACTCGCCCTTCCGAAGACGATCCGCGCACGGGCGAATCCAAAGAGCACGACAGGACGTCTGGATGTCTTCACCCGCGTGGTGACGGATCTTACATCCGGCTTCGACGAAATCCGGGCCGGCTATCGAGGCCGGCTCTTCCTGGAGGTCGTCCCACGCTCGTTTGCCGTCAAAGTGCGCACGGGGCAGTCGCTGAACCAAATCCGGTTCGTGTGCGGCGAGGCCACGGTGCCGGACCAAGCGCTTCAGAGGCTGCATCGAAACACGCCGGTGCTGTATCACAATACGACATCCCATAAAATCGTCGGGAGCCGAGACTTTCGTGTCGATCGCGGATTATTCCTCCGCATCGATCTCATCGGCACGGATCGGAGCGATTCTCGTGTGATCGGTTACCGTGCAAAGAAAAACAGCCACGTCATCGATCTCGAAAAAGTCGGCCATTATGCTGCAGCCGATTTTTGGGAACCGCTCCATCGCCATCGCCACGATAGCTTGTTATTGGAACCTGAAGAGTTTTATATCCTGGCCTCGAAGGAGCGCATTCGTGTGCCGGCCGGCTATGCCGCCGAAATGGTGGCCTACGAAGCGGCCTGTGGAGAGCTCCGAACTCACTATGCCGGCTTTTTCGACCCTGGATTCGGCTATGGATCCAAGGGGGAGATCAAGGGCACACAAGTTGTACTGGAAGTTCGTCCGCATGACGTGCCATTCTTGATCCATGATGGACAGACCTTTTTCAAGGTCGTCTATGACAAGATGATGGGGACGCCGAGGCAACTCTATGGGTCCGTGCTGGGATCATCCTATCAGCAACAAACCTTGACGCTCAGTAAACATTTTAAAGTCTAGCAGGATGTTGAAAAAGTCCTCCAGCTTCGTTCTCGCATCGCTCAGAGGCTCAACGTACCACCGGGCAAGAGCTGCGAGAGCAGCTCAGGGCGGGTGGGTGAGAAAGGTTACGCCTCGCCCTCTAAGACACTGGGCGCTCACCGACTCGCGCCCGTCCGCAGACGTGACGCTCATTCTTCTTCGCGTCGCGGACCTCGCTGCGGCCTCGCTGGACGGCCTTTTTGAACATTCTGCGAACTGTTAACCATGGCTCCGTCCGATCTGCCGCAAGACGAATCTCTACACCCGTCACGTTCTACCAAACCGGGAGAGCCGGGGGGTGGGAACGAGCATCAGATACATGTCGTCGGTTTGATGGTGGGAACAGTGTTGATGTTTATCGGCTTTCTCAATGTGTTTCTGTCCATCAGCGGCGGCTTCGAAATCAATGTCGTGCCGTTTCTCATTTACTTCGCCGGCCTTGCGATCTGGTCCAATGCCGCCATTGAAAATTCGATTCTCCGCTATGGCATCATGGCCCTGGCGATCGCCTTGGCCTTAGGCCTCTTTCAATATGGAGACGTTCTTTTTTGGCACAAGCAAGTCCTCTTCTGGGTCACCATCATCATTGTCATGTATTTCATGTTTGTCGAACCCAAGAAACCCACGACATGACCGCTTCGATGACGACAATCTCCGTCATCATGCCGACGCTGCATGAAGAGCAGATCATTGGGCAAATACTCTCATGTCTACCGACGGCTGAAGTCCGCGAAGCCCCCTTGAAGACCATCCTTTTGATGTGGACTCTTCGATTCTTGTATTGGATCGGGGTGAGTCCCCATCGTCTCAAGGATTTCTATACGGCCGTGCGATAGAAATGGGCGACCCGAAACACAGCACTCACCACTCAGCCCGCTTCGACCGCTCAGCGAGGCGAGCACTCAGCACTGCGTTGGTGATCTTCGCCAAGGCGCCGATCCCGGGTCAGGTGAAGACACATCTCTGTCCGCCGTTGACTCCCGACGAAGCGGCCACGCTCCATGGCACCTTCGTGCTCGATATGTTGGAGAGAACAAAGGCGGCGATCGCCAAACTAAAACTGCCGCTCGATCGATATCTGGCCTGCGCCCCGTCAGCCGCACATGTTTTCTTCAAGATCATGGAAGAGCGGCAGGGTGTGAAGCTGATCGATCAAGTCGGCGATGATCTCGGCGCGCGCATGAACCAGGCATTTGAAACGCTCTTCGCGCAAGGATACAGACGCGTGTTACTCATCGGGACGGATGTGCCGACGCTTCCGCTCGACCATTTCAAACAGGCCATCGCCTCGCTGGAGAATCACGATCTTGTGCTCGGACCGGCTTGTGATGGAGGCTGTTATCTGATCGGCCTCAGGCGGACGGCGCCGGAACTCTTCGCCGACATTCCTTGGTCAACGGATCAAGTGCTCAGGCTCACACAGGAGAACGCAGCCCGGATCGGACTCACGGTTTCCTTGATTCAACCATGGCGGGACATCGATACCTTGGCCGATCTTGAAGCCCTCATTGAAGCCGGCAACACCGAGGCCCAGAAGCCTCAGCATGATCGGGTCTTTTCAAGTCGCACGGCCGGCGTGCTGGACACTCTCGCTAAACGATTGCGAACGAGAGCATAATGCGTCGATATCGTTCAATCAAATGGACCATATGACAGAACAAGTCGCACTTGTCACCGGCGGAGCTAAAGGTATAGGACGGGGTATCGCCCTTGATCTCGCTTCACGGGGATGGAACATTGCCTTTTGCTACAGAACCAGCGAAGCCGAGGCCAAGACCACCGCGCAGGACATTACGCAGCAAGGAGGACGAGCGCTGGCGCTCCAATGTGATGTGTCCGATCCGGTGGCAGCCAAGCACATGGTCGCACAAGTTGAAAAAGAATGGGGCCGAATCGATGTCCTGATCAATGGTGCCGGCCCCTATCATCGCGTGAGCCTGTTCGACGAAACCGTCGAGGGCTGGAACGAAATGTTCGACGGCAACTTGCATCCTATTTTCTATCTCGCTCACGCCGTCGCGCCGGGCATGAAGGCCCGCAAGGCCGGTCGCATCGTGAGCTTCAGCATGGCCAATGCGGATCAGATGGAGGCGCAGCCGGATGTGACCGCACACTATATCGCCAAGGCCGGAGTGCTCATCCTGACACGCACATTAGCCAAGCTTTTGGCACCGTACGGCATCACCGTGAACGCTATTTCACCCGGCTTCATCGATTCAGGCAGTGCGCCGCCGCACGAACTCGCCGCCATGATCAAACGTATTCCCGCCGGATACATTGGAACGGTGGACGATACCGTTGCAGCTGTTCGTTATCTGCTGAGTGAAGACGCCCGGTACGTGAACGGAGCCAATATTCAAATCAGCGGAGGATGGGGAATATGAAGATGGAACGACATTCAGGTTACTTCCTTGCTCACTGAGCGCGCACTCGGAATGATCGTAGTCCAAATCAAGGGCTGTGCTCGCTCAACGTGCGCAGTGGAACCAACCAGAATGCCGTTCCTGAGAAGGGGACAGGAGAGTAACGGCGCTCGGTCAATGCGCGCAGTGTGAAACCAACCCAATCCTCTCAAGAAGGTGGAGAGCTGGGGGGAATGGTGCTTGCTCAACGTGCGCAGTGGAACCAACTAGAATGCCGTTCTTTAAGAGCGGACAGAAGAGTACCGCGGCTCGGCTAATACCGCAATAGGACGGGACGGAAGAGAGAATCGTCCATAGGAGGAGGACCGGCAATGAAATCCGAGCAAGAGCGCGAAGCGCATCGGCGATTCGTTCAAGCTCTTCAACATGAGCATCTGACATGCGTGAAACCGGGCTGCGGCGGAGCGATGGCCGTAGCCGATCATACCTTACATACCGCCCGCATCAAGTCTTACGAAGCCACCTGCGAACGTTGTCACGCTGTGGAGCGGATTACCGGCAAAGAGGAACATCAGCCTTCTTGGGATGTGGCCTCCATCACATTGATGGCGGAGGCGCATCTCCTTCACGAACAGCCGACCTGTCCCTACGACGATACGCCCATTACCTTCATCTCCTTGCCCAATCCCCGTCGCAAGGCCCGGTACCGCCTCCTGTGCTACTACTGCGGTCGGCACACGGAAATGAACTGGCCGCCTCCGGAAGCGAAGCGATGATTCGACGAGGTAATCGACCGTCTGGACCTGGACTTCAGTATGCGGCGAGCGCCTTCCGCATGAACTCCCCGAGTCGACGGAAGTAGGCGCCGCCGCCCATCACATAGGTGTTGTTATGGTCAGCCCCTTGAATCACATACCATTCCTTCGGCGATTTGGCCGCATCGAAAACTTGGCGTCCCAGTTCGATGGGGATAATGTCGTCCTGGTCTCCGTGAATGATGAGTTTCGGCAGCGAGAGAGCCGGCAGCCGATCGACCAATCGAAATTCTGCTCCAAGGAACCAATGGGCCGGAAAGCCGCCATAATGCGATTTGGCGACTGCCTCGATGGAAGGAAACGACGATTCAAGAATCAGAGCCGCGGCAGGTCGTTGCACCGCAAGTTCACCCGCCACGGAAGCCCCGAGTGACCGCCCGAACATGACGATTCGTTCGGGACGAACCTTTCTGGTTCGAGTGAGATAGTCGTAGGCCCCGTATGCATCTTGGTAGAGCCCTTTCTCACTGGGACGGACATTCTGGCTCTTTCCATATCCCCGATAGTCGAACAAAAAGACCGATACCCCTATCTGGTACAAAAACTTCAAATTCTCAAGACGGTTGATGATATTGCCCGCATTGCCATGGCACCACAGGGTGACCGGGCGATCAGCCGCCGCCTCGGCATACCAGCCGAACAATTGAACACCATCGGCAGCCTGGAACCACACGTCTTCCAGCGGCAAGCCGCTCAGCCTTGCCCAGTCTCGTTCTTGCCACGGTTCCGGATGATAGACGAAGAATTGGTCGAGGAAACTCACCGAGGGAGGATAGCGGAACCGTTTCAAAGAAGGAAGAGGTTCAGAAAAACGCCTGTACGCTGAACATGACATCGTTGTCGCGATCGCGATGGTTGTACTCCAACCGGACCGTCCAATTCCTGGCTAATGTGAAGCGCGACCCCACGTACCACCGAAAATCGTCCGACTTGTCTCCCAATGGAAATTTCACATACGTTCCCGTCGCCATCACTTTCCAGCGCTCGGTGATATCGGCCAACATCCCGACCGTTCCGCCGCCGCCGATTCGGTGCATCTCATCATAAGCTTTGCTGACGTTCGCTTCAGTTTCCGCGAAGGCGAACAGGACCTCGTGCTTCAGCAACCGAAACTCCTTCGCGCCGCCGATCCCGGCGTTGAGAAAACCGTTGCTGCAGAGTTGACACGTATGATGGCGAATCGTGTTCATGCCGATGTTGACCTTCCAGGAGGGGGCATGAAAGACGGAGTCGATCGGCGAGAGCGAGAGGAGATTCAACAGCGTAGCCCGTTCCACGCGAGTCTGCCCGGCATTATTGTAATGTCGAACCGTAATGGAGGCCATTTCGATTTGGGCGCCGGGCGTATAGCCGATCTCGGGGTCCAGCAAATCGTGGTACCCGGCCCGCACAGAAACCTCCTCGAAGGTGTCATTGTTGCGCCAACCGCCTCCGACAGCCGCGCGTGACGTATCGTGGCCCAGCTCCGGTTGCTTGGCGAAGGGGCGAACCGCGAACTCCGCCGATGGGATGCGAAGCCGACTGCGGGCGGCCAGAACCGCCTTGTTGCGCTCTTTCCATTCAGGTTTTGGAGAATCGGTCGTCTCGATCCGATAGCGCAAATAGTCCGAAGCCAGATCAAGGACGAATGCTTGTTTGGAGAGAGGGAGTCGGGTAAACAGCGCCGAGCTCGTCTCATCAGGATCTTGCGTGATCCGATGAGCCAGATCCCGTTCTTCGGCAGGCAACGATTCCCGCTTGCGCTTGATGACCGTGCTGCGGGACGGTCGGTACGCGATATCGGAGACCAGCCCCGGCTTTGACGAAATCAAGCGGACCGTATCGGCCGGAACGGTCCAAAGAACGAACTCATCCGTCAAGTGCAAACCGGGATCGGCATAATCCAACAGCGCCATAAGATGGTACGAGCAGTTCTCCTTGAAGAAAAAATAGTCAAAATACGCATTCCCGAGCTCCCATGCATGCATCAAAAATCGACGCAACTGATGTTCGGTGAGATTCAAGCGATACTCCCAAATATCCCGGTTCTCGATGTCCCGATATTCCTGAACCTTCAGATAATAGGGAATCGTCGAAAAGTATCCTTTATAGATTCCAAAGATGCCCTTTATCGGGAAAGCGAGACCGGCATCGGGGGGCACCTGCGCGGCATAGTTGACGGTATAGGCAAGGATGCGTGTCTGTTCGGTCTGTCCTTTTTGATCGACACGAAACAAGGTATGGCCGAACATGGAGGCCGGGTTGTTCAGAAAGGCTGAAGGAAAGATCAGCGAGATCGATTGGGCCTCGAAATCCTCGTACCACCGATCAAACCGTTCGCAGGAGCGCGATGGAAGCCGGGCCGAATCAAACTGCAGTCGCTCTTTCAGCCAGTGATACCGAGCGATGAAGGCGCATTGAGCCGGCTGTCGAGTGGAACCGACCGGTTCGTCGGAGAAAAATTTTGTCAGGGTTGCATTGAGCTCGGCAGCCGGATTCGTCTTCCCATCGGGAGACAAGAAAAAACCGGGATCGTCCTGTTCGCTTTCATATCCGCCGAAGAGCCCCTTTCGATAGTGCAACAACAGATGCCATTCACGCTCATCGGCCAGGCTGATCTTTGTAGCCTGTTGAATGAGCTGAGCGAGGTACTCATTAGAAACCGACTCAGCCCCTGCCGTAGAGATCGTCGCTGCAAGAACAATCGATGCGGATACGTTGACTCGGATAAAATGGAGAAACGACATCTGTGGCCGGATGCCCTCCCGAATGTACGACTACACGAGGGCATCCCTGACTGAAGGTACCATAAGTCATCTCATGGGAACGACATGAATTCGTCGAAGTCTTCCGAGCCTGAGGCACGGACTGCTTGTCCCTCCTTGGTTTCCATGCTATCGTCCTCGGAGCGTGCGCTAATGAAAGGGATCCTACGATGAAAGTGAAGGTCGTTGTTCATGAGGCGGAGGAAGGTGGTTATTGGGCGGAGGTGCCTGCAATTCCGGGTTGCGCAACTCAGGGGGAAACCTTTGAGGATCTACTCCAGAATCTCTACGAGGCCATCGAAGGTTGTTTGTCGATCGAATTAGAGGTTCCGCAAACAACCGGCAAAGATCGTGTGCTCGAAATCGCCATATGACCCCTCTCTCAGGGAAGGAGCTTGCCCGAGTCGTGGAACACCATGGCTGGCAATTGCTCCGCATCCAGGGAAGCCATCATATTTATGGTAAATCCGGCTCAAAGGTTCGACTATCTATTCCGATCCATGGCAATTCGCCGCTGAAACTCGGACTTTTCAAACATCTACTGAAAATGGCGGGGCTATCGGAACAACAGATTCGCTGAGACGCTCCGTGAAGATCATCATCGGAATCCGGCCCACTCCACATAACAATCAGGT from Nitrospira sp. includes the following:
- a CDS encoding Lysine 2,3-aminomutase, translated to MEDWRQVLAQSIVKPKDLAERFGLDEKEIEAIVGPYPMRITPTVLETIKSKDDAIWKQVVPDTAELDDIAADEDPLEEDLMSPVPHLVHRYPDRVLLMVTNQCPIYCRFCTRKRLVGKPGFLKKGELDRAIQYLREHTEVRDVILSGGDPLLLPDHLLERVLKALRTIPHLELIRIGSRVPGSLPQRITSKLCDMMKTYHPIYMNLHFNHPDELTPAVKAACGMLADAGIPLGAQTVLLKGVNDDPDIMKRLVHQLLLARVKPYYLYQADLTKGTNHFRTTVETGLNVIKALQGHTSGMAVPHFVIDAPGGGGKIPLLPDNYVIHLDEDGAVLRNYEDKTFHYPQPKSDNRRELPMIGGLSSPDDSEEAYAACSDSYPDRDGYAAWGNSCGGDADDL
- a CDS encoding Deoxycytidine triphosphate deaminase codes for the protein MTIHSPRSGILPYQDIKRLIASRAISASPTVEERQIQPASLDLRLGHKAYRLISSFLPELSAISSRLNVLDFYQSDLVMYEIDLTDGAILEKGHVYLVPLLEQLALPKTIRARANPKSTTGRLDVFTRVVTDLTSGFDEIRAGYRGRLFLEVVPRSFAVKVRTGQSLNQIRFVCGEATVPDQALQRLHRNTPVLYHNTTSHKIVGSRDFRVDRGLFLRIDLIGTDRSDSRVIGYRAKKNSHVIDLEKVGHYAAADFWEPLHRHRHDSLLLEPEEFYILASKERIRVPAGYAAEMVAYEAACGELRTHYAGFFDPGFGYGSKGEIKGTQVVLEVRPHDVPFLIHDGQTFFKVVYDKMMGTPRQLYGSVLGSSYQQQTLTLSKHFKV
- a CDS encoding Glycosyl transferase, group 2 family; amino-acid sequence: MTASMTTISVIMPTLHEEQIIGQILSCLPTAEVREAPLKTILLMWTLRFLYWIGVSPHRLKDFYTAVR
- a CDS encoding Glycosyltransferase produces the protein MGDPKHSTHHSARFDRSARRALSTALVIFAKAPIPGQVKTHLCPPLTPDEAATLHGTFVLDMLERTKAAIAKLKLPLDRYLACAPSAAHVFFKIMEERQGVKLIDQVGDDLGARMNQAFETLFAQGYRRVLLIGTDVPTLPLDHFKQAIASLENHDLVLGPACDGGCYLIGLRRTAPELFADIPWSTDQVLRLTQENAARIGLTVSLIQPWRDIDTLADLEALIEAGNTEAQKPQHDRVFSSRTAGVLDTLAKRLRTRA
- a CDS encoding SDR family oxidoreductase, whose protein sequence is MDHMTEQVALVTGGAKGIGRGIALDLASRGWNIAFCYRTSEAEAKTTAQDITQQGGRALALQCDVSDPVAAKHMVAQVEKEWGRIDVLINGAGPYHRVSLFDETVEGWNEMFDGNLHPIFYLAHAVAPGMKARKAGRIVSFSMANADQMEAQPDVTAHYIAKAGVLILTRTLAKLLAPYGITVNAISPGFIDSGSAPPHELAAMIKRIPAGYIGTVDDTVAAVRYLLSEDARYVNGANIQISGGWGI
- a CDS encoding Hydrolase, alpha/beta fold family, with product MKRFRYPPSVSFLDQFFVYHPEPWQERDWARLSGLPLEDVWFQAADGVQLFGWYAEAAADRPVTLWCHGNAGNIINRLENLKFLYQIGVSVFLFDYRGYGKSQNVRPSEKGLYQDAYGAYDYLTRTRKVRPERIVMFGRSLGASVAGELAVQRPAAALILESSFPSIEAVAKSHYGGFPAHWFLGAEFRLVDRLPALSLPKLIIHGDQDDIIPIELGRQVFDAAKSPKEWYVIQGADHNNTYVMGGGAYFRRLGEFMRKALAAY
- a CDS encoding putative outermembrane protein — translated: MSFLHFIRVNVSASIVLAATISTAGAESVSNEYLAQLIQQATKISLADEREWHLLLHYRKGLFGGYESEQDDPGFFLSPDGKTNPAAELNATLTKFFSDEPVGSTRQPAQCAFIARYHWLKERLQFDSARLPSRSCERFDRWYEDFEAQSISLIFPSAFLNNPASMFGHTLFRVDQKGQTEQTRILAYTVNYAAQVPPDAGLAFPIKGIFGIYKGYFSTIPYYLKVQEYRDIENRDIWEYRLNLTEHQLRRFLMHAWELGNAYFDYFFFKENCSYHLMALLDYADPGLHLTDEFVLWTVPADTVRLISSKPGLVSDIAYRPSRSTVIKRKRESLPAEERDLAHRITQDPDETSSALFTRLPLSKQAFVLDLASDYLRYRIETTDSPKPEWKERNKAVLAARSRLRIPSAEFAVRPFAKQPELGHDTSRAAVGGGWRNNDTFEEVSVRAGYHDLLDPEIGYTPGAQIEMASITVRHYNNAGQTRVERATLLNLLSLSPIDSVFHAPSWKVNIGMNTIRHHTCQLCSNGFLNAGIGGAKEFRLLKHEVLFAFAETEANVSKAYDEMHRIGGGGTVGMLADITERWKVMATGTYVKFPLGDKSDDFRWYVGSRFTLARNWTVRLEYNHRDRDNDVMFSVQAFF